The proteins below are encoded in one region of Thermogemmatispora onikobensis:
- a CDS encoding dihydrolipoamide acetyltransferase family protein, translated as MQTQHEQRTLTMPKLGMTMTEGTVVRWLLSEGARFEKGEPLVEVMTDKVALEVEAPCTGQLLKILAGEEETLEVGAPLALLLAEGRDPAAAAAAASSAATAAVASAHRQEHPSLSSPAAEVPSSTAVSAPSSPAEAPTEETRIASTPAAKREAASQAVDLRAVVAAGFEPPLTRADILAFMATQPAQQAGPEVRATPLARKMAREHQVDLAALAEQKRGEKVTRADVETALALRQQQETVQSTPVDGATASAAVAQSRSQAPAAPTPVTPAEESEEAEVIPLSPARRLIGQRMLTSVTTMPHIYLDLEIDMSEAERCRQRLAASLAAQREEVPSLTAIIIRAVAAALRASPEVNATLDDSRGRGKEVIRRWHAIHIGVAVDTGQSLLTPVIRHADRQSLPDLARTLRRLVEGARSGRLSPDDLSGATFTISNLGMYGIDTFHAIIPPGQSAILAVGKVTRRSVVVDEGLSGAAEQTARLEIRPVMKVSLSADHRVLDGASGSRFLQRFKQLLENPYLLL; from the coding sequence ATGCAGACGCAGCATGAGCAACGTACGCTGACAATGCCCAAGCTGGGCATGACGATGACCGAAGGCACGGTGGTGCGCTGGCTTCTCAGCGAGGGGGCGCGCTTTGAGAAAGGGGAGCCATTGGTCGAGGTGATGACCGATAAGGTCGCTCTGGAGGTCGAGGCCCCCTGTACGGGTCAGCTCCTGAAGATTCTGGCCGGCGAGGAGGAGACACTGGAGGTGGGCGCCCCGCTGGCTCTCTTGCTGGCGGAGGGGCGCGATCCGGCTGCTGCTGCCGCTGCTGCTAGCTCGGCTGCCACTGCGGCTGTGGCCTCCGCCCATCGCCAGGAGCATCCTTCTCTCTCCTCTCCTGCCGCCGAGGTTCCTTCCTCAACCGCAGTCTCAGCCCCGTCCAGCCCGGCAGAGGCGCCCACGGAAGAAACGCGCATCGCCAGTACGCCCGCCGCCAAGCGTGAGGCGGCGTCGCAGGCTGTTGATCTGCGCGCCGTGGTAGCGGCTGGCTTCGAGCCTCCGCTGACACGCGCCGATATCCTGGCCTTCATGGCCACCCAGCCGGCTCAGCAGGCAGGCCCAGAGGTACGGGCCACGCCGCTGGCGCGCAAGATGGCTCGCGAGCATCAGGTAGACCTGGCGGCCCTGGCCGAGCAGAAGAGAGGCGAGAAGGTGACGCGCGCCGATGTCGAGACAGCCCTGGCGCTCCGCCAGCAGCAGGAGACGGTTCAAAGCACCCCGGTCGATGGCGCCACGGCCAGTGCGGCAGTGGCCCAGTCCCGGTCACAGGCTCCTGCAGCGCCCACGCCTGTGACCCCTGCAGAGGAGAGCGAGGAGGCCGAGGTCATCCCACTCTCGCCAGCACGGCGCCTCATCGGACAGCGCATGCTGACCAGCGTCACCACCATGCCCCATATCTATCTTGATCTGGAGATCGATATGAGCGAGGCGGAACGCTGTCGCCAGCGCCTGGCCGCCAGCCTCGCAGCCCAGCGCGAAGAGGTCCCTTCCCTGACGGCCATCATCATTCGCGCGGTGGCCGCTGCTCTGCGCGCCTCTCCCGAGGTCAATGCCACCCTCGATGATAGCCGTGGACGAGGCAAGGAGGTCATCCGTCGCTGGCACGCCATTCACATCGGCGTGGCCGTCGATACCGGCCAGTCTCTCCTGACGCCGGTCATTCGTCATGCCGACCGCCAGAGTCTGCCTGACCTGGCGCGTACCCTGCGCCGTTTGGTCGAGGGGGCGCGCTCCGGCAGACTTTCGCCCGACGACCTCAGCGGGGCCACCTTCACTATCTCGAACCTGGGCATGTACGGGATCGATACCTTCCACGCCATCATTCCCCCGGGCCAGAGCGCCATTCTTGCTGTAGGCAAGGTGACACGGCGCAGCGTGGTCGTCGACGAGGGCCTGAGCGGCGCCGCAGAGCAGACGGCCCGCCTGGAGATCCGCCCCGTGATGAAGGTCTCGCTCTCCGCCGATCACCGCGTCCTCGATGGGGCCAGCGGCAGCCGCTTCCTGCAGCGCTTCAAGCAGCTGCTGGAAAATCCCTACTTACTGCTCTAA
- a CDS encoding PTS sugar transporter subunit IIA: protein MEPIELELTLSGITMPVLVLWGLAVRSKEELFACVHAELLRRGQVHPSYLEGVQERERQYPTGLDFGDFAVALPHVDFEHVIQPALVVALLSEALPFQAMDDPARQHLCRLAIFPVLTSGDAQLAFLQAVTCALQQPGFYEHFIALQTPQEIKACLQSMLQIAVNEG, encoded by the coding sequence ATGGAACCGATCGAGCTAGAGCTAACGCTCAGTGGGATCACGATGCCAGTGCTGGTGCTGTGGGGCCTGGCGGTCAGAAGCAAGGAGGAGCTGTTTGCCTGCGTGCATGCAGAGTTGCTGCGGCGCGGCCAGGTGCACCCGAGCTATCTGGAGGGCGTCCAGGAGCGCGAGCGACAGTATCCGACAGGACTGGACTTCGGCGACTTCGCCGTGGCCCTGCCCCACGTCGACTTCGAGCATGTCATTCAGCCAGCATTGGTGGTGGCTCTGCTCAGCGAGGCGCTACCTTTTCAGGCGATGGATGATCCCGCACGGCAGCACCTCTGCCGGCTGGCTATTTTCCCCGTGCTGACTTCCGGAGACGCACAGCTGGCTTTTTTGCAGGCTGTGACCTGTGCGCTGCAACAGCCCGGCTTCTATGAGCACTTCATTGCCCTGCAGACGCCCCAGGAGATCAAAGCCTGCCTGCAAAGCATGCTGCAAATCGCCGTGAACGAGGGGTAG
- a CDS encoding alpha-ketoacid dehydrogenase subunit beta → MTYAEAIREALREEMRRDPRVFLMGEDIGIYGGAFGVTYGLIDEFGEERVRDTPISEAALAGCAIGAALTGMRPVAEFQFSDFMAIGMDQIVNQGAKLRFMFGGKAQVPVVFRAPLGSGTGAAAQHSQSLEAWFAHVPGLKVVLPSTPADVKGLLLSAIRDPNPVIFLEHKLLYRYKGPVPRGEWTIPIGQAEVKRPGKDLTIIALSIMVPRALAVAARLAEEGIEAEVVDPRTLRPLDEETLIASARKTGRVLIVHEAVLTGGFGGEIAARIASSEAFYYLDAPILRLGGAETPIPYNRTLERRATPQEEDIYQAARRLLQRRPL, encoded by the coding sequence ATGACCTACGCCGAGGCCATTCGCGAGGCCCTGCGGGAGGAGATGCGGCGTGATCCGCGTGTCTTCCTGATGGGCGAGGACATCGGCATCTATGGGGGGGCCTTCGGCGTGACCTATGGCCTCATCGATGAGTTTGGCGAGGAGCGCGTGCGCGATACGCCGATCTCGGAGGCAGCCCTGGCGGGTTGCGCCATCGGGGCCGCCCTCACCGGTATGCGCCCAGTGGCCGAATTCCAGTTCAGCGACTTCATGGCCATCGGCATGGACCAGATCGTCAACCAGGGGGCCAAGCTGCGCTTTATGTTCGGCGGCAAGGCCCAGGTACCGGTGGTCTTCCGCGCCCCGCTCGGCTCCGGCACCGGCGCAGCGGCCCAGCACTCGCAGAGCCTGGAAGCCTGGTTTGCCCATGTGCCCGGTCTGAAGGTGGTCCTCCCTTCAACACCTGCCGACGTCAAGGGGCTGCTGCTCTCGGCCATCCGCGACCCCAATCCGGTGATCTTCCTCGAACACAAGCTGCTCTATCGCTATAAGGGGCCCGTGCCTCGTGGTGAATGGACGATCCCTATCGGGCAGGCCGAAGTCAAGCGTCCCGGCAAGGACCTGACGATTATCGCCCTCTCGATTATGGTGCCGCGCGCCCTGGCCGTGGCCGCACGCCTGGCCGAAGAGGGTATCGAGGCCGAGGTGGTTGATCCCCGCACGCTGCGCCCGCTCGACGAGGAGACCCTGATCGCTTCGGCGCGCAAGACCGGGCGGGTGCTGATCGTCCATGAGGCCGTGCTGACCGGCGGCTTCGGCGGTGAGATCGCGGCCCGCATTGCCTCTAGCGAGGCCTTCTACTATCTCGATGCTCCGATCCTGCGCCTGGGCGGGGCCGAGACGCCCATTCCCTACAACCGAACTCTCGAACGACGGGCCACGCCCCAGGAAGAGGATATTTATCAGGCCGCCAGACGCCTGTTGCAGCGGAGGCCGCTGTGA
- a CDS encoding thiamine pyrophosphate-dependent dehydrogenase E1 component subunit alpha: MSEAVPALSPEQMRCLLQTMYRIRAFEEKVDELFMRGEVHGTTHLSIGEEATAAAALQALRPDDYITSTHRGHGHCISKGADLKLMMAELLGKETGYCRGRGGSMHIADVASGNLGANGVVGGGIPIATGVGLSIKMQGLDRVCLCFFGDGAANEGTFHESINLAAIWDLPVIFLCENNQYGMSMSVRKATRCETIAQRAVAYGIPGERVDGNDVFAVYEAVSRAAARARSGQGPTLIEAVTYRYKGHSKSDQNRYRTRDEIRAWQERDPIKRLAAYLREHSLLTQEEIEREEAAAYQAIEEAYQFALASPEPDPDSLLEGVYA; the protein is encoded by the coding sequence ATGTCTGAAGCGGTTCCCGCCCTCTCTCCCGAGCAGATGCGCTGCCTGCTGCAGACCATGTACCGCATCCGCGCCTTTGAAGAAAAGGTTGATGAACTCTTCATGCGCGGAGAAGTCCACGGCACCACCCATCTCTCCATCGGAGAAGAGGCTACCGCCGCCGCGGCCTTACAGGCCCTGCGGCCCGATGACTATATCACCAGCACCCACCGCGGTCACGGTCATTGCATCAGCAAAGGGGCCGACCTCAAGCTGATGATGGCCGAGCTGCTCGGCAAAGAAACCGGCTACTGCCGCGGACGCGGTGGCTCCATGCACATCGCCGACGTCGCCTCCGGCAACCTCGGCGCTAACGGCGTGGTCGGCGGCGGTATCCCCATTGCCACCGGCGTCGGACTCAGCATCAAGATGCAGGGACTTGATCGTGTCTGCCTCTGCTTCTTCGGCGACGGCGCCGCCAACGAAGGCACCTTCCACGAGTCGATCAACCTGGCCGCTATCTGGGATCTCCCCGTCATCTTCCTCTGCGAGAATAACCAGTACGGCATGTCGATGTCCGTGCGGAAGGCCACGCGCTGCGAGACCATTGCCCAGCGTGCCGTGGCCTACGGCATTCCCGGCGAGCGCGTCGATGGCAACGACGTCTTCGCCGTTTACGAGGCCGTCTCTCGTGCTGCCGCTCGCGCCCGCTCCGGCCAGGGTCCAACCCTGATCGAGGCCGTCACCTATCGTTACAAAGGTCACTCCAAGAGCGACCAGAACCGCTACCGCACACGCGATGAGATCCGCGCCTGGCAGGAGCGCGACCCCATCAAGCGGTTGGCCGCCTATCTGCGCGAGCACAGCCTGCTGACCCAAGAGGAGATCGAGCGCGAGGAAGCCGCGGCCTACCAGGCTATTGAGGAAGCCTATCAGTTCGCTCTGGCCAGCCCCGAACCCGATCCCGACTCTCTCCTGGAAGGAGTGTACGCATGA